From Streptomyces qinzhouensis, one genomic window encodes:
- a CDS encoding acyltransferase translates to MAMSTEDTLRLTVAAIMQLTRERQTDVGAGTGLSQLQISRKQSGRTSWTLGDVDALSAHWGIPVLDLLAGPTRATAELPADRIATAGTQTAVPLPGTPPGPPPAAPHGTERTAAPAPTAEAPSPAPTEPPPPLPLPPAASSTEPGQTSPQAPAARAVPHRPAPAGPLTDRIRTAVEHRLADANGDIDAARATLIKHAIPDVMTLFAASRVGGRYEHTEFPPTQDILQKRSQKGADQIWEGRPKWRSTEIHQAARAGHIHLGVTTLDINGAYLAALKTWLPIGRLTHTETGAHDPKRAGVHRITPPDWTLTDLPSPLGARQEPGPLWITEPTLRLLLRCARQGLCDAPVIHESWTSGASEGLLEKMRRALADTRKTAIETGDDLTLDYIKAMYSKFVSTIGESTANREIRRPDWMHIIRSQAFANLWMKANKAHTAGLTVVEMSGTDELHIAGEWQSVFAQGRDLSQVKPKYTYTLGKDEA, encoded by the coding sequence CGGAAACAGAGCGGCAGGACATCCTGGACCCTCGGCGACGTCGACGCGCTCTCCGCCCACTGGGGCATCCCCGTCCTCGACCTCCTGGCCGGCCCCACCCGCGCCACCGCCGAACTCCCCGCCGACCGCATCGCCACCGCGGGAACCCAGACCGCCGTCCCCCTGCCCGGCACACCGCCCGGCCCGCCCCCCGCGGCCCCCCACGGCACCGAACGGACCGCCGCGCCCGCCCCCACCGCCGAAGCCCCGTCGCCCGCCCCCACCGAACCGCCCCCACCCCTGCCCCTGCCCCCGGCAGCCTCTTCCACCGAGCCCGGGCAGACGTCCCCCCAGGCCCCGGCCGCCCGGGCCGTGCCGCACCGGCCGGCCCCCGCCGGGCCGCTGACCGACCGGATCCGCACCGCCGTCGAACACCGGCTGGCCGACGCGAACGGCGATATCGACGCCGCCCGCGCCACGCTGATCAAACACGCGATTCCCGACGTCATGACCCTGTTCGCCGCCTCCCGCGTCGGCGGCCGCTACGAACACACCGAATTCCCCCCGACCCAGGACATCCTCCAAAAACGCTCCCAGAAAGGCGCGGACCAGATCTGGGAAGGCCGCCCGAAATGGCGCTCCACCGAAATCCACCAGGCCGCCCGCGCCGGACACATCCACCTCGGCGTCACCACCCTCGACATCAACGGCGCCTACCTCGCCGCCCTCAAGACCTGGCTCCCCATCGGCCGGCTCACCCACACCGAAACCGGCGCCCACGACCCCAAACGCGCCGGCGTCCACCGCATCACCCCACCCGACTGGACCCTCACCGACCTCCCCTCACCCCTCGGCGCCCGCCAGGAACCCGGCCCCCTCTGGATCACCGAACCCACCCTCCGACTCCTCCTGCGCTGCGCCCGCCAAGGCCTGTGCGACGCCCCGGTCATCCACGAATCATGGACCTCCGGAGCCAGCGAGGGACTGCTGGAGAAAATGCGCCGGGCCCTCGCGGACACCCGGAAGACCGCCATCGAGACCGGCGACGACCTGACACTCGATTACATCAAAGCCATGTATTCCAAGTTCGTCTCCACCATCGGCGAATCCACCGCGAACCGGGAAATCCGCCGGCCCGACTGGATGCACATCATCCGCTCCCAGGCATTTGCCAACCTCTGGATGAAGGCCAACAAGGCACACACCGCAGGCCTCACAGTCGTCGAAATGTCCGGAACCGACGAACTGCACATCGCCGGTGAATGGCAGTCGGTTTTCGCCCAGGGCCGCGACCTTTCCCAGGTCAAGCCCAAGTACACCTACACCCTCGGGAAGGACGAAGCGTGA